A genomic segment from Diospyros lotus cultivar Yz01 chromosome 5, ASM1463336v1, whole genome shotgun sequence encodes:
- the LOC127802402 gene encoding uncharacterized protein LOC127802402 produces MWYLCVFYHRLLDYRKPEVESLAELFGAFDRSDGESNGHRQNESLQWRLPQHHHPDSPFHFVNLPSEDVARNIANRSILVKGIYELWGEGSTYEELEEAIKGYPDDRKLPYLTSDSTFKITVDSFGKVISFEEQKDRIQGLSYIPFKGRANLRNPDHKFCLMETDDYGNNNGLPPIVHRRLFFGREVGAADRKLLPTYQLKSRTYLGPTAMDAEMAFLMANQALVTPGKLVYDPFVGTGSILIAAAHFGAMTMGADIDIRVVRDGRGPDCNVWSNFKQYGLQMPLGLLRADNNLPPWRPGLKEVFDAIICDPPYGVRAGGRKSGGRKLLKGAVDPYTVPDDKRTDHIPSTAPYCLAECVHDLLHLAARMLVMGGRLVFFYPVLREDDTLDVNFPEHPCFKLVASCEQMLSLRYSRVLLTMVKIGPYTEQITESARIKHLDFRENHLKWLEDGNLHSAVFSPADPEIGSAGDTKFSKDSKPKYRGKYV; encoded by the exons ATGTGGTATCTTTGCGTGTTCTACCACAGATTGTTGGATTACCGCAAGCCCGAAGTCGAATCTCTTGCCGAGCTCTTCGGCGCCTTCGACCGGAGTGATGGCGAAAGCAATGGCCATCGACAAAATGAGTCCCTGCAATGGAGGCTGCCTCAGCATCACCACCCGGATTCTCCATTTCATTTCGTCAATCTTCCTTCGGAGGATGTCGCACGCAACATCGCCAACCGAA GTATACTTGTGAAGGGAATTTATGAACTCTGGGGAGAAGGAAGTACCTATGAGGAGCTGGAGGAGGCCATAAAAGGTTATCCAGATGATCGGAAGTTGCCATACTTGACTTCTGATAGCACATTCAAGATTACTGTTGACAGCTTTGGAAAGGTCATCAGCTTTGAGGAGCAAAAAGATCGCATCCAGGGTCTTTCTTACATCCCATTCAag GGTCGAGCAAATTTACGAAATCCAGATCATAAGTTCTGCCTCATGGAAACTGATGACTATGGAAATAATAATGGGCTTCCGCCCATTGTCCATAGGAGATTATTTTTTGGTCGAGAGGTGGGTGCTGCTGATAGGAAGCTCTTGCCCACCTATCAGTTAAAAAGCCGTACATATCTTGGCCCTACAGCCATGGATGCAGAGATGGCTTTTCTGATGGCTAATCAAGCATTGGTCACACCAGGGAAACTTGTATATGATCCATTTGTTGGCACTGGGAGCATTCTTATTGCGGCAGCTCATTTTGGAGCAATGACAATG GGTGCAGACATTGACATTAGGGTGGTACGTGATGGCCGTGGACCTGATTGTAATGTTTGGAGCAATTTCAAGCAG TATGGTTTACAGATGCCACTTGGTTTGTTAAGGGCAGATAATAACCTTCCTCCTTGGCGTCCTGGTTTGAAGGAG GTTTTTGATGCCATAATCTGTGACCCGCCTTATGGGGTTAGGGCTGGAGGCCGCAAATCTGGTGGTCGTAAACTGTTGAAAGGGGCTGTGGATCCTTACACCGTTCCTGATGATAAGAGAACAGACCACATTCCATCAACCGCTCCTTACTGCTTAGCCGAGTGCGTGCATGATTTGCTTCACCTTGCTGCTAGAATGCTCGTGATGGGAGGCCGCCTCGTGTTCTTCTATCCTGTACTACGAGAAGATGACACACTTGATGTGAACTTCCCGGAGCACCCATGTTTCAAATTGGTTGCTTCTTGTGAACAGATGCTAAGCCTACGGTATAGCCGGGTACTACTCACCATGGTGAAGATAGGACCATACACCGAGCAAATTACAGAGTCGGCTAGGATCAAGCATTTGGATTTCAGGGAGAACCATCTGAAATGGCTAGAAGATGGCAATCTTCATTCTGCAGTCTTCAGCCCTGCTGATCCCGAGATTGGCAGTGCAGGTGATACTAAATTTAGTAAGGACTCGAAGCCCAAGTATAGAGGAAAGTACGTGTAG
- the LOC127802401 gene encoding pentatricopeptide repeat-containing protein At5g48910: MSATTSKLPPHPSTLFPELRQCKTMRDLKQVQAMLIKTGRIHDPLAAAEVLRLCALSDPPFRDLRHARLVFRRMDPPPNCFSWNTLIRALSEAEDEADLLETWLLFRQMLESEFVEPNHFTFPSVLKACARTGRLEEGKQVHGLVVKYGLDCDEFVVSNLVRAYVMCGEMDDAYVLFKGRIIVNNARQLGNVVLWNVIIDGYVRLGDLRAARHLFDKMPQRSVVSWNSMISGYTQNGFFKEAIDMFRHMQMAELSPNYVTLVSVLPAISRLGALELGKWVHLYAEKNNIELDEVLGSALIDMYSKCGNIEKALQVFENLPKRNVITWNAIIHGLAMHGQAEDALVHFWRMDQMGVTPSDVTYVAVLSACTHAGLVEEGRVIFDHMVRVVGLEPRIEHYGCIVDLLGRAGLLEEAEKLILEMPLKPDDVILKALLGACKMHGNIQVGERIARLLMDMAPRDSGAYVALSNMYAALGSWEAVAGVRLMMKEMDIRKDPGCSWIEIDGIIHEFLVEDESHPKAKEIHLMLEEISRKLKLLGYTPDTSHVFLNVDEEGKQSALYYHSEKIAVAFGLISTAPQTPLRVVKNLRICDDCHSSMKLISEIYNRRITVRDRNRFHHFENGLCSCMDYW; the protein is encoded by the coding sequence ATGAGCGCAACCACATCCAAGCTGCCGCCGCACCCATCGACGCTCTTCCCGGAACTGAGACAATGCAAGACCATGCGAGACCTGAAGCAAGTCCAAGCCATGCTCATCAAAACCGGCCGCATTCACGACCCTCTCGCCGCCGCCGAAGTCCTCCGCCTCTGCGCGCTGTCAGACCCACCTTTTCGCGACCTCCGCCACGCTCGGCTCGTCTTCCGCCGCATGGACCCGCCACCCAATTGCTTCTCTTGGAACACGCTCATCCGAGCGCTCTCTGAGGCCGAGGACGAGGCCGACCTCCTCGAGACTTGGTTGCTGTTTCGCCAAATGCTGGAGAGCGAGTTCGTGGAACCTAACCATTTCACGTTTCCGTCCGTTCTCAAGGCCTGCGCTCGAACCGGTCGGCTCGAAGAAGGAAAGCAAGTTCATGGTTTGGTTGTGAAGTACGGTTTGGATTGCGATGAGTTCGTTGTCAGCAATCTTGTACGAGCTTATGTTATGTGTGGTGAGATGGATGATGCTTACGTTCTGTTTAAGGGGAGGATTATCGTGAATAATGCGAGGCAATTAGGTAATGTGGTGCTGTGGAATGTGATTATCGATGGGTATGTGAGACTTGGGGACCTTAGAGCTGCGCGCCAcctgtttgataaaatgccgCAAAGAAGTGTGGTGTCGTGGAATTCAATGATTTCTGGGTATACGCAGAATGGTTTCTTCAAGGAAGCAATAGACATGTTTCGGCATATGCAGATGGCAGAGTTGTCCCCGAACTATGTCACGCTCGTTAGTGTTCTTCCAGCAATTTCACGGCTTGGGGCACTTGAACTGGGCAAGTGGGTACATTTGTATGCAGAGAAAAACAATATTGAACTCGATGAGGTGCTCGGTTCTGCTTTGATTGATATGTATTCGAAGTGTGGGAACATTGAGAAGGCACTTCAGGTTTTTGAGAACCTACCAAAAAGAAATGTAATCACTTGGAATGCCATTATTCATGGCCTTGCCATGCATGGCCAAGCAGAGGATGCACTTGTTCATTTCTGGAGAATGGACCAGATGGGGGTAACGCCAAGTGATGTAACATATGTTGCCGTGCTGAGTGCATGCACTCATGCGGGGTTAGTGGAGGAAGGCAGAGTGATCTTTGACCACATGGTTAGGGTTGTGGGGTTGGAACCTAGGATCGAACATTATGGTTGCATTGTTGATCTCTTAGGCCGTGCTGGGCTTTTGGAAGAGGCTGAGAAACTCATTCTTGAAATGCCTCTTAAACCAGACGATGTGATATTGAAGGCATTGTTGGGTGCTTGTAAGATGCACGGGAACATTCAAGTAGGAGAACGCATAGCAAGACTGCTAATGGACATGGCTCCTCGTGACAGTGGAGCTTACGTGGCTCTGTCGAACATGTATGCCGCCTTAGGAAGTTGGGAGGCAGTTGCTGGGGTTAGGTTGATGATGAAAGAGATGGATATAAGGAAGGATCCTGGATGTAGCTGGATTGAGATTGACGGGATTATCCATGAGTTCCTTGTGGAAGATGAGTCCCACCCAAAAGCTAAAGAGATCCATTTGATGCTAGAAGAGATCTCTAGGAAATTGAAGTTGCTTGGTTATACACCAGATACTTCACACGTCTTCCTTAATGTGGACGAGGAGGGGAAGCAGAGTGCCCTGTACTATCACAGTGAGAAAATTGCAGTTGCCTTTGGCTTAATTAGTACAGCCCCGCAAACACCACTTCGGGTGGTTAAGAACCTACGGATATGTGATGACTGTCACTCCTCAATGAAGCTTATTTCTGAGATTTATAATCGCAGGATAACAGTGAGAGACCGGAATCGCTTCCACCATTTCGAGAATGGATTGTGTTCTTGCATGGATTACTGGTGA
- the LOC127802404 gene encoding putative clathrin assembly protein At1g03050 — protein sequence MAPSKLQKAIGAVKDQTSISLAKVSSSATISDLEVAIVKATRHEEFPADEKHIREILGLTRYSRSYVAACVATISRRLSKTGNWVVALKTLMLVHRLLVEGDPVFEQEIFFATRRGIRFLNMSDFRDTSRSNSWDFSAFVRTYALYLDEQLEFKTLVKRGKRGAATNGEDQEEEVAARGRGTSAQNMKIKHIFSRTRRLMRLLERFLACRPTGAAKHNRMVFMALYAIVKESFHIYYNMTEMHSILIERFMGLEVADCVKVYEIFSRISNQFDDLDAFYGWCKNVGIARSSEYPDVDKITQKKLDLMDEYMRGKSMVGHRREKSVVHFEQRREEEDDRKSELVVEEDMNQIKALPPPEGFPEKPEKEEEEEEVKVDVKDEKEADLLNLGEDAVTCEEHGDRLALALFDGVATLTNDVRAETTRTAWEAFKDTDNWETALVQSASQLQNQQASLPGGFDTMLLDGMYQQGAAMQAMAPSGYMATGSASSIAIDSAGRPAMLALPAPPKAAGPAITSTDPFAASLPVPPPNYVQIPEMEKKHILLVEQLMWQQYSRDGMPGQIGFTNIQQPNPYTYMGGYSHTL from the exons ATGGCTCCAAGCAAGCTTCAGAAAGCCATTGGGGCGGTGAAGGACCAGACGAGCATCAGCCTCGCCAAGGTCAGCAGCAGCGCCACCATCTCCGACCTGGAGGTCGCCATTGTCAAGGCCACCCGCCACGAGGAGTTCCCAGCGGACGAGAAGCACATCCGCGAGATCCTCGGCCTGACCCGCTACTCCCGCTCCTACGTCGCCGCCTGTGTGGCCACTATCTCCCGCCGCCTCAGCAAGACGGGCAATTGGGTGGTGGCCCTCAAAACCCTAATGCTCGTCCACCGCCTTCTCGTGGAGGGCGACCCCGTCTTCGAGCAGGAGATCTTCTTCGCCACCCGCCGCGGCATCCGATTCCTCAACATGTCGGATTTCCGCGACACTTCGCGGTCGAATTCCTGGGACTTCTCGGCCTTCGTCCGCACCTACGCATTGTATCTAGATGAGCAGCTGGAGTTTAAGACGCTCGTCAAGAGGGGCAAGCGGGGCGCCGCCACCAACGGTGAAGACCAGGAAGAGGAAGTGGCGGCGCGTGGGAGAGGCACGTCGGCGCAGAACATGAAGATTAAGCACATCTTCTCCAGAACCCGGCGGCTGATGCGGCTGCTCGAGAGGTTCTTGGCTTGTCGCCCCAcag GTGCAGCGAAGCACAACAGGATGGTGTTCATGGCGCTCTACGCAATAGTGAAAGAAAGTTTCCACATATACTACAACATGACAGAGATGCATAGCATCTTAATCGAACGCTTCATGGGACTAGAAGTCGCCGACTGCGTCAAGGTCTACGAGATCTTCTCTCGGATTTCAAATCAATTTGATGATCTTGATGCCTTTTATGGGTGGTGCAAGAATGTTGGAATCGCCCGATCTTCGGAGTACCCCGACGTCGACAAAATCACCCAGAAAAAGCTCGATCTTATGGATGAATATATGAGGGGAAAATCCATGGTCGGGCACCGGAGGGAGAAGTCCGTGGTGCATTTCGAACAGAGgcgcgaggaagaagacgaccggaAGTCTGAATTAGTTGTCGAAGAGGACATGAATCAGATCAAGGCGCTGCCGCCACCGGAGGGGTTTCCCGAGAAGCCGGAgaaggaagaggaggaagaagaggtgAAAGTGGACGTAAAGGACGAGAAAGAAGCCGACTTGTTGAACTTGGGGGAAGATGCAGTTACCTGTGAAGAGCATGGAGACAGATTAGCTCTGGCTCTGTTTGATGGGGTTGCTACACTGACGAACGATGTCAGAGCCGAGACAACGAGAACGGCATGGGAAGCGTTCAAGGATACGGACAATTGGGAGACGGCCCTCGTCCAGTCCGCCAGCCAGTTGCAGAACCAGCAGGCGTCGCTGCCGGGTGGTTTTGATACAATGCTGCTGGATGGGATGTATCAGCAAGGAGCAGCAATGCAGGCAATGGCCCCCTCAGGTTACATGGCCACTGGAAGTGCCAGCAGCATTGCAATTGACTCGGCCGGGAGGCCGGCGATGCTGGCCCTGCCCGCACCCCCAAAGGCGGCCGGACCTGCCATAACGAGCACCGACCCATTTGCGGCCTCGCTCCCTGTGCCCCCGCCAAATTATGTGCAGATACCAGAGATGGAGAAGAAGCACATATTGTTAGTAGAGCAGCTAATGTGGCAGCAATACTCAAGAGATGGGATGCCAGGGCAGATTGGATTCACAAATATACAACAGCCAAATCCCTACACTTACATGGGAGGTTACTCACACACACTCTGA